ACaggtttcttcctgtttttcccaAATCTACAGTTCAATGCCCCTGAAGTGTTTTGGGGTCCCAGGAAGTGAGGCTTGAGGGAACTGCAGAGTGTTTATTAAGGCTTAGTATTAGACCAAAGTTTTCCCTTTCAAATGTGTCAAATTTTACAGATGTCCACAGCTTGTAAAGCCAGAAAAATGTAGTTCACTATCTTTTTTCAGGGTCCCTTGAAAGACAAAAGGTAATCATTGACAAATCAACATTAGCAGTACTAACGACCATAAAATCATATGctttttatttaacataaaatgaaacattaagaTAAAATACACATTTGTCCATGTGCTGAAGAACTACTGTATTTTACATTCATTTATAAAGCAGGTAGTTTTACATGACAAAAATAAGTGAGAGGAAGAGGAACAGAATCTGCAATAAGACATAAGCCTCAGGGCAGGCTTTTCCTTGTCAAAGTGCTATCTCCTAAGGGCACACAGATCTTCAAGTGACAGGTTAGAAATAGGCTGTTTTTAGCACTCCTCACATCCCTCTTAATGCTGGTGAGAAGCTAAGGTGGAATCTTATACAGCAAAATGAGTGAAAAACTTGTTGACAAAACAACCTTTGCCAAAATGCATAGCTGCAGCACGATGGACCACGTTTGTCCCTGATGTATTGCTCCTTTGCTGGAACTGGCCCGTGCTGTTTTTAAATGCCTAGAAGTTACCTTACTGAActacaattccttttttttccctatacaaACCTCGCCACATTTCTTACTTAAATTTGACTTTGCAGACGGACTGCGATAGGGTATGTATGGGCTTACAATCGCACAGATTTACGGCAATGGAGGGCGCTGTAAATCCAGTGAAGTCGGCTGTTTGTGGGTGTATCCTTGGTACACCTCTAGACACCGGATCAAAAACCTGTTACTGAAACCTCGGTCCCTGAGGTTCAAGGTAATGCCTCTCCTGTCTCAGCTACAGGTGGGCTAAGAGCATCCACACAGGCAGTACAGTTAAAACCGTGTCAATTGGGAAACAGTCCTGTAGTAAGCTGCAGTAGCTGCATCGTACTCATTTCCACGCCTGCGTTGCCTCTTGGTTCACGTTCCTGCTGTTGGCCCTGGAATTGGGCCATGAGGACCCTGGAGGCCTGGCCTCTGAAAGTTAAACTCTTGGCCCAGCTTTTCCAATATAAAATCTATAATGCAGCATCTGAGAAGTCTTAACTGAAAGGTACAACCAATTGGTTTTATGTTTTAAGTTGGGAGAGGAAGGAATGGGAGATGCAGCAGTACCAGGGGAATAAggaatgtttgtttgttttttttttttaaaaagtgcagcaGATCAAAACACATTGCTATTATATATTTTGTCTAACCCATATATCTTAAATAcgaaaacaaatataaaagctGTAATTCCATCTCAGGTATGTGGTAACTTTGCAAGGTGTAATGTCACCAGAAGACTGAGACGAAGCTGGTCTTACTATGTACACTTAGCTAAAATATAgctgtgtgtacatatgtatacatgcacacacacctgCACAGCCCCCCCACTATAGActctatgtatatacacacacccaAACAGTGGGACTTTCTTACAGTGCAACTGTTTATAGAGTGAAAGCCCCCTCAATGTGTCAATAGCAAGTTTTGACAAAGTATTGGGtgccatgttttgttttttcaagagATTCTGATAATAATTGAAGCAGTGTAAAAATAATCAGTTGCCTGCCTTTTCAGGGTTTAGATTTGTACTTTTAAAACTTGACTTGTTAATGCTTCTTCTTTTCCCACATTCGGTTTCCTTCCCTATAAGTCCCAGCAACAGAGAAGTGCTGTAAACATCTCCAGTTAATAGACAGGATTCCTGTAATTGCTTGCTGGAGTAAGTGGAATAGTGTAAATGTCATTTGAGATTCATCTAGGCCAAAATGGGCATCATACAAAAGGGGATGAGGCAAGTGCACTGTGCCTTCTGTGCTGTGGGGCCATTTCCACCTTTCTCTCGGTAGATTAGTattctctctctctatatatgcaGAACTGGGGCCAGCAATTACAGGGGCTGCAGATCTCCTAGTCTTTCAGAAACAAGTATACACAGAACAAGCAGTATTTGCTGTTTACTCTAATAAATAGTTCCATGAAGCAGTACCAGCACGCAGGGGAAACTGGTACACGGCGCTGCGTATCTCAGCTTAATCCTGACAGCGCCATGACCTCCTCATTTGCACACCTTTCCTGTCTGACCCGCTCTGCGGCTGCTCTTTGCAGTGTGTGTGTATCAGATAATTGCTGCTCAGGATGAGCATCTCTAGGATCCCATTCCTGATGAGAATTCACTCCATTTCTAATAGCTGCAAAGGTGTATCATCCTCTACAGTATGATTTTCACCAAAATTcctacaaagtaaaaaaaaaaaaaaaaaatctgctttgataGCATTTCCTTGAAATCACTGGACTTTTGGTATATCATTTGAATTCCTCAAAAAGCACCATAAGATGCTCACACAAGAAATCAAGCTATTTATTAAAATTTCAGCGGCACAGCAAAACTGACTAGCTTCCGATTTTGTTTTGGTTGAATAGCTTCTGTACCAGTATGTCTCTTTGGCTATAAAGGTAGCATTGCTTGTATAAAAGATCCACCTCAACTTCTTGTCTTCTCACCATAGATTATTCTGGGTGATTATGAGGCAAAATGAACGAATGTGAACGGAAACACAAACAGGACACAGGACTGAAAAATGCGCTGTATGCTCGCTCTATCTAAAACTGCTAAACTCTTCAAAAATTCATTTGCTCCTCAACTTCTGGTTCCTCTGCTACCCTGTAGTTGCTAACAGCAGCTCCTGCAGTGGTACAGTACTTAcatcctctctccctcttttcttcttttccttttttttttttttttttaaacattattacaTGCTCAAATCCAACCAGCTCAAATACTTTTTAATacattgaaaatgtaaaataaagaatatatGAAGTAcatacagtatatatatatacatatttcaaatacttaaaattcttatgtaaaatatgatttttctatattatttgtgtaaaaatacattttaaaatggtgtcaatttgatttttctgtacATACCCTCTATTCCAATTTAAGTcccttttaaaaaggcaaaagacaGACAAAGGTTTAGTATCTTCTAAACTGTGTTTACAGGCCTGttgtcaaaacaagaaaaaagcatgTGGTAAACAGTAttggatttcttctttttaagaattCCCATTTTTATTGCATTAATGGAAAAAACTGAATCTTCTCAGTTCTCCTGCCACTAAAACTATTCTTGGCCTTGCTGAGAAACTGCATACTCCCAATACCCTGTTTATCTAGTTCATAAATCATcctttgtcaatttttttttacagatactaaaatatatattacttaaaatatattactGTAAGCTCTTAAAATTGATCTTCAGTTATATCAAAtgtatagcattaaaaaaaacaacctaggTAACAAAGAAAATTCTGGATATCATCATCCTAACAAACACTCGAGCTGTTCTCCCTGTGAGATGCGGGTGGCAAACAGACCCGCCATCTGCAGGGACCTCCTCGCCCACCAGGTTAACTCTGCACACAGCAGGTTAGCTGAGGGTGCTCCTCAATGCCGCAGGGTGCCAGAAGCAGCAAAATCCTGGGAATGGtcttctccccaccctccccaccgCAGCAATTAATCCACGCTAATCGCCAGAGGTAATTCAGTGTGCACATGCCATCTTTGCCCTCCTACCACCACTGCAGCCACCCATGTTTTCAGATGTGGGATTCTGGAAGTTCAAACCAGTCAGTCCTGGCTGGGGAGATTTGAGCACCCTGCTCTGCTGACCCCTGAAACCAACAGAGCTGCTGAGGCAAAGCCCGGCACTGATGTCCAGTGGTGGCTTTCAAACAGCTCAGCCTGAGCAGAACTCCCAAGCGAAACAAAAGTTTCCCCAGGGCTTCAAGCACCCTGGGTGAGACACTTCCAATGAAGAATGCTGCTGGcctttcagtggaaaataaagcCACAGCACTTTCAGATGACGCAAAGGCAGTCTGCCACCAGAGTGGCAGTGGGTTCTGCCTCCAGCCCTACCACGGGCCACGCGCTTCTACCGCTTCTCACGCCGCTGCCACGGTTGTGTGGCTGCACAGTGCTGAAGACTGACCGCCTCCAGCTTTCGAGGGGTTCAGACGAACTGTCAGACTGAGCCTCCCCAGCAGAGAGAAGCCCGAGTCCCACTCCAATCTACCGCTGCGTGCAGGCCGGGTAGGAACCAGCTCCAGGATGGTCTTTGCTGCCTCTGTAGCAGCATGAACGACACCCATCAGAAGTAACGACCTGAGGATACCTCCTGGCTGTTAATGACATGACCAGGAACTTGCTGCCCCACCAGCTAGTTATTACTACCATAAAAAAGATACAACTCCGCGGACCAGCGTAACTGTTAAGCATCTTGGTCTTTCCTCTTGATTTAAGAAGGGACATTAAAATTTCACACAACATTCCTTCCCTGTGCTACCAATCTATCTCAAAACCCAAACTCATTTACAGCACTGCATTTGCTCCTCCATTGCAACAACTTgtacctgggttttttttgtactgGAAAGTTAAATTCCATTGATCAGTCTGTATTTCTGGTTCTCATGCTGCAGGACTTGGATGTGGCCTGAAAGGGAAAATTTAAATCTGAATATCTTTTCTTACTCAAGTTGCTTTTACTATCACAAATATAGTTTGACATTAGGCTTCGAAAACATtttatctcagattttttttgacAGCATTTACTATAGTTCTATTAATTTAATACCTGGGGAACCAAAGTCTAATGCTTTAAACTATGTCACAACACACCTTATATTTGTAAATCCAGTGTGAAGGCAGGTTTATTATCTTgctggaaggaagagagggaaggtCAGATGATGGGAAGAATGGAGTCTGCCGGGAAGAGCCTCAGCAGTAAGGCAGCAGCAGGCTGATCCCATGTAGGGAACACTCCTATACAGGCTGCAGGATTTCCCCCTTCTAAAATACTTTATTCAATAACCAGCactgtaaaacatgcaaaactttcAAGGTTTTATGTCAACCTGTACTTACAGTGATTATTACACCGAGTCCCATTATTTCTAATGATTTCCTAACTACTTAATGCCCTCTTGCAAACCTGTGGAGATTCTTCCATCAAGTTGCACCTAGTAGCTCATAGCATATGTTAAAATCAAAGACATGCagttaaaagaatttattttcttaaatagaaTAAAAGTAGCCCAAGAAAAGTGCTGATCCGTTAAAATATAACTAAGGCACTGAACAGTTGTAAACTTCCAAGTCATCACACAAGATGCCTACACTGCCCAATACATGTCCGGAGCCACGGAGATCCTTGTGGTCACTGTACATCCCAACCCGGGACAGCAACGGCCAGGCCAGCGCCTTTCCTGCAGGACTACGCGTGAAACAGCAGCTTCTTGCACTTCCAGAGTAGACTCACAAGAGGTGTCTGTGGCACAAAAAACCGAACCCATGCACTACAGAGAATGCTTGTAAAATTCAAAGAGAGGAACAAGCTGGAACCACAGCCAGGGTCAGTGACTGGTTTGGAAAATGCTGAGAGGAGCAATGGAACAGCCTTtccaagcagcagctgcagcaggctgaAAAGCCCATGAGGGCTAAGAGCAAGCTGACAGATCacagcctgctgctccctcctcatcttctccttccccctcttaAGCAGCCTTGTCAGCCTAGAACAATTACACTGATAAAAGTCAAGGTGTGAACAGAATTGATCCAATTATGCCAGCAAAACCTCTTTACTCTTAGTTGAGGCAAGAATTACTTTTTCCAGTTTAGTTTGTAGCTAGCCACAATCTTTAAATTGGATTATACTGGGGGATCTGTCTTAGACAGGAATGAATGTGTCGTTCTGAGGATTACACTGCTGTAACTTCTTTCGTGTCTAGACAAGGCTTGAGTTAATAAGGAACAGACAGACCCCGCTCTCAGTACTCAACTCCCCAGGGCACCTGGCCTGAAACCATTCTACACTGCGCCCCAAGATTTTTAAAACTGGCAGAAATTCCTCTTACAGCACAAGAGATGGAAGCAGGCAGTGATGGGCTGCTGTCCGAATCAGTGCTGATGTACAAGTCGCCCCAGGGAACAAGATTATCCCCATTACAGCATCTGGGGCTGCAAGGGGAGAAGCCAACCCATGTTTGCTGGTCTGCATGTGCATGCACGCAGGTGGCGGTGGGAACACGTACAGTCCAGTGGCTATTCCTTGGGCTATGACCACCACCACCGTGTGTGCAGCGTGACAAAAAAACCTGGGAGTAATTTTTGTgtagggttttggggttttttgagattTCAGTTTTCGATTAAAAAAATGGCAACTTTATTTCTAATACTTAAATCCTCTTTGCCACTGGATGTCTAAGCAGTGATACCTAGAAATCAGGAGTCACTGCTCCCCAGTAAATTTAAGATGAGCAAAACAGACCAAGATACACTGCAGCTCTTGCTAACTCACACCCACTAATCCTGCTCCGGAGGATGCCATGCTCTGCTGGACAGGGAAGGAAACGTTTCTGTTACGACATGATTAAGTCTGCAACTCTCTTTTCTTTAACATTACCAAATAAATCACCACCCACTCCTTGGAAAAACACACTGCTTCACAGGCAATTATTTCTGATCTTTACCAACAGCATGCTGGGTTCCCAGgcgagggagaagggaaaggggaaagcagtAGTATagtcaaatggaaagaaaaaaaggctgaggacCCCAGCTCACAAAACAGCTGTCCCACCTATTTTGTTAATATTGCTTCATCTTAAAAAGGCCTTTGGATTAAAAGTGAATTCAGTGCTTTTCCATCAAAAAGATACATAGATCTGTTACCTGACCAAGATGCAGTATGGCCCCCCACCCGCCCCGAACAGCAACAACATGGGACTGGACATGATTAGTGAACCTGATGTTCTTTGTTTTGGAAGAGAAACAACATACAGATCCTGGATGTGATGCGGACATGTTGCAATACATCAAAACGCAGATTGGCATGTGCTTCATTAGCCAGCCTGTCGTCAATTCTTCTTGTTGAGAACAGAGTACCATATTGTAACTGCTTTAATTTAGATTAATCAGAGGGAATGAATTTGTGAACACCGAAAGTGAGGATGAGCATCACCAGCTGTGTCCCACCATCAGGTATGAGGGGTGCGGCGCAGCCCCCTTCCCCCCGCACCCCCGCCCATCTTTCCCAGCCCCAACGCAACCCCGGACCTCAACTGAGCAAAATCCAAGCTGAGTCAAGCCTgatttggtattttaaaacacaaagagaCACCCACAGCAGGCTAACGGTGAGGCCCAACAAgacacttgtttttctttccctacaCTTAGCTAAATATAAAATCTTCTATAGAAATTAGAGACGTCTGACTATTGTGGAGGTTTGAATGAGCACAGTAAGCTTCCTAGAAAACAGCAGGACCGAGGGTGACACTTAGCGCACTTCACTTGCATCATGTGCCGTAACAGCTGATGGTTCATGACTGTGGGATGGCACTTTCCAGCTCACTCGAAATGCCTAAGAAAGCAGATTTCTGCTGAGTCCTGACAGTCCAGAAATGAAATGCAGTTCAGCACGTATTTGTGATCTCTGCTTTAAATGGTTCTTGGGATTACTGATAATCATGGTTACTGAGTTGTTTTAGTGATTTAAATTCTTGAATCCTATGGTTAGTACAGTTGCCCTTTTCAGTATTTACCAGTAGCAAATCAAGACACTACCTTCCTTAAAACAAGGTTACTGCAACTGACTCCTTGAAGGGGAGAGGATATGCAAATCAAAACCACCAGCCAATATTGCACAACCCAGTATGCCTTCTGGAAACAGCCTGGTCACAAGTGAAAGGCAATTACTTGAAAGGCTGGTACAATGGTAATGCCTTCCAATTCTGAAAAATTTGAACTAAAATTCAGAGCAACAAAGTGAGCCCACTCAGGGGCTCCTGCTTCGGTGCTCTGTGATCAGTCAgtacaaacattttgtttcttgatTATCCAGTTCTTCTCTTTGCCAAGAGAAGACCAACAACAGGCTAAGGTTTTGCCGGGGGTTTGTTCCCCCATCTAGAGCAGAGCTCAGCAAACATGCTGGATAGCAGGCTGGGGTTAATGAAACTGCAGTACAAGTCAAACACTATCTCCTAAAAgattgaaaaaatacttttaaacaaaataatgtgACATATTTACATAATTCCTTAAGTGCAAACTCTTGTCACAATTCACGTAGTTGAGCTCAATTTAGACTCACTGTACAAGAAGGTGCTCTTTCTTTAATGAAAGAAGAACTCTACTCTGTATTCCTGATTCAGTAACGTGTCTCTTGTGCAAGGCAGTaaatttcctgtttcttcccaaTGTACTTCCgaaagcaaaaccaacaacaaGCCATCCTCTTCCCCACTTCCCGTCCCGGTTACCGCACAACGAGGCAGGAGACACAGAGCTTAGAGGGGCCAATGCAATCATCATGGCAGAAGGCACCGCAGCCCTTGCACATGATCATGGCTTTCAACCTGCAGTAACATTTGGAAGGGGAATCCTCCATGCTGTTGTCTTCAGTGAAGGCTTGAACGGGGATGGTCTGAGTGTGGTTGCCAGAGTTCATAGCTTGGCTGGTGGGAATGGTGGTTACAGTCACAGAAAAGGACATGACGTTCCCCATGCTACTGGACAACTGATTGCATTCAGACAGCCCAGTCATAAGAGACCCTTGGTTCACGTCTGGGGAGGTGGAGACATTTATTGTGCCACTGTAACTGGGCCCAatgagctgtgctgcagcattTCCAGATAGCTTTGCAGGGTGTGAAGGAGAAAGCAGTGGAGGCTGCTGCTGCGCAGAGTCCGAGGACGGTACAGAAGTACTGAAAAGCTCCGGATTGCTGTGCATTTTCCCCCTCATTGCATGTGCCATTTGCTCTTGAGCGGCTTGAATAAAATCTCGTGCTAGCGTAGTTCCGTCAAATGCCTGAACGTTCTCCTTGTTGACTGCTGCTTGCTGAGACGTGGCTGCTTCTGTCTTTACACCCTTTTTAGGAAGGGTGCTGTAATCCGAAGAATTTATGCTATGTGATACCTGCTCTTTTTCACACTGACCAGAAGCCTGGGCAGCCTGGGGCTCCTCTTTTACACTGATACGCTCACGTTCATCACCAGTACTCTCATCATCTGCATCTCCTTCATCGCTGCTGCTGCCATGGCCAGCTATCTCCTCACATTCCCCAAATTCTGTTTTTGGAGCATCAGCAGGACTGTTCAGACACAAGCGGTTTTCAGGGTTCAAGGAGAAGCCTCTCCTCAAACTCTCTGAACCACGACCATAGGTGGAAATGTTGAGCAGATAATGACCAGACATAGCAGGCTTGGATGTCCTTCTGCCCATGAAACCCAGCATAAATCTCTGGCTGGTGGAGCTGTTTTCTAACTGGAAACCTGAGTGAGTGAGGTTCAGTTGTGAAGGCTGAAGGACTGGCAACAAATTCTGCCTCTGGACCCTCTTGATAAGAGTCTGAAGGATCTGCTCTTGGGTTGTTTTGCTGAGTGCCTCGTGGCACTGGTGCTGGTCACGACTGGAGTCCTTTCCCGAGGGGAGTGGAAAGGTCCTTGGAATGTGAGGCAGAGGCCTGTTCTGGCAAAAGATCTTCCCAAGCTGTTGTGTGGGTAAACTTGACTGTCTTTCACCGCCCTCGGCTCCAGCACCGTTCCCTGCTACACTTGTAGCactggatgctgctgctgccccttttTCTTCATGAGAAGCTAATGGGACAGTTTTCATCTCCGCTTTGGTGAGAGGCTTCGGCAGGATTTGCTCCAGAGGGACGTTCTTGCCTTGAAGAAGTTGGGTGACCAAAGGGTTGTTAGCAGGAATACTGGAGCTTGGTTTTGGGAGGGCCCCACTTGAGCCTGAACTTGCATGAGTTTTAAGGCTAGGCGCTGCTGACGAAGTGCTAGAGGGTGGGACAGATGTAGCAGATGCGACCACACCTCCAGCCTGGGCTTCTGAGCTCACGGATGTTAGTGAAGACGTCAGAGGGGAAAGAGATTTGCTTTTAGAAACATCTAAGCTGGTCCCTCCTAAGGCTGTAGGTGCTACCTTAGTTACATTTGTGCTGGGATCTGCTGTGGACACCATGACGCAGACTGTTCCATCCCTGACAGCTGGTGCCCCACAGGCCTGGCTTGGACCTGCTGGAGCCGAAGGTGCTTTCTCTTGTTTGTCACTGCTACCAGCATATGGGGAGCCTGAAACCTGATTTACAGTCATACTGGGGGGGCTCTGCTTTATTCTGTTGGTTTTCTCTAATGCCGATACCGCTGATGAGGAGGAGCTGGTGCCTGTATTGCTGGCTGGAGTTCTGGACTGCAGTGTGGAAGTTTGCTGTAGTTGTGCTCTAGAAGGATTGTGAGGTGGTGCCTGGTCCGTGGCCTGGGTGTCCATTTGGGTATGGGTCCCTGGACAATGGGGAAGAAACCCTCTCGAACTTCCCCCGCTTCCAGTTCCTGCCAGTTCCAGTGCACTTCCTCGAATTCCAGTTTTGTTGGTTCCGCTCGTTGCTGCGTTACTCTTCTCTCCTCCACCGCCCGGTGGGCCCCCACCACCGCCCGGTCCAGGCCCTGGGACAGCCCCCCCCGTCgaggcggcagcagcggcggcggcggcggcagcagcggctgcTGCCCTCTGAGCCTTGGCTTGCTGGGCTTTTGCCTTGATGTCTGCCAGAGTTCTGGCCCCTGTTCTTCCCGGACTGGTGAGTGAGATTGGGAAACGTGCCCTGGGAGAGACCTGGCCCGCAGGAAATGGCATTGGGGAGATTCTGGAAACAGGAATCTgaaacagaggaggagaaaagcgCAACTGAGTTACGGGGAACATTTAACCCATACGTTTAAGGATTTAAGTGTTTACAGTTTAGAGAACTAGTTGTAGTTTTGGAGAAATCCCTTACCTCCCTCACTTGAGATAAAAG
This sequence is a window from Harpia harpyja isolate bHarHar1 chromosome 15, bHarHar1 primary haplotype, whole genome shotgun sequence. Protein-coding genes within it:
- the ASXL2 gene encoding putative Polycomb group protein ASXL2 isoform X4 encodes the protein MPVSANQHVLLKAVKAASDSTPAKSAWEGKQSDGQSSSPQNSTSSSSPSVKLDNSLPGLGKKPFQRSDRLHARQLKRTKCAEIDVETPDSILVNTNLRALINKHTFSVLPTECQQRLLLLLPEVDRQVGADGLMKLSGSALNNEFFTSAAQGWKERLSEGEFTPEMQLRIRQEIEKEKKVELWKEHFFESYYGQSSGLSPEESKRLTANTSSAETETENPTAEQPKCTPASLAPRKEEITSLLESKAQAVQEAPAMKKGGEERREDMQPKPAKPAEASVSPDGCAVKPSDHSLPIKERVQGESIQEKPQTAASQKPEEERKHAASKEVLVKETVSTSVLAPSKPKSPEAGEVVANVKSPVMTPETPEKKSPVNEEMEVSVEAHKRKSECREEAVTTPEKKPRVMENCQHHQAFRTQPQSFPAAGTPVPRVPPLKIPVSRISPMPFPAGQVSPRARFPISLTSPGRTGARTLADIKAKAQQAKAQRAAAAAAAAAAAAAASTGGAVPGPGPGGGGGPPGGGGEKSNAATSGTNKTGIRGSALELAGTGSGGSSRGFLPHCPGTHTQMDTQATDQAPPHNPSRAQLQQTSTLQSRTPASNTGTSSSSSAVSALEKTNRIKQSPPSMTVNQVSGSPYAGSSDKQEKAPSAPAGPSQACGAPAVRDGTVCVMVSTADPSTNVTKVAPTALGGTSLDVSKSKSLSPLTSSLTSVSSEAQAGGVVASATSVPPSSTSSAAPSLKTHASSGSSGALPKPSSSIPANNPLVTQLLQGKNVPLEQILPKPLTKAEMKTVPLASHEEKGAAAASSATSVAGNGAGAEGGERQSSLPTQQLGKIFCQNRPLPHIPRTFPLPSGKDSSRDQHQCHEALSKTTQEQILQTLIKRVQRQNLLPVLQPSQLNLTHSGFQLENSSTSQRFMLGFMGRRTSKPAMSGHYLLNISTYGRGSESLRRGFSLNPENRLCLNSPADAPKTEFGECEEIAGHGSSSDEGDADDESTGDERERISVKEEPQAAQASGQCEKEQVSHSINSSDYSTLPKKGVKTEAATSQQAAVNKENVQAFDGTTLARDFIQAAQEQMAHAMRGKMHSNPELFSTSVPSSDSAQQQPPLLSPSHPAKLSGNAAAQLIGPSYSGTINVSTSPDVNQGSLMTGLSECNQLSSSMGNVMSFSVTVTTIPTSQAMNSGNHTQTIPVQAFTEDNSMEDSPSKCYCRLKAMIMCKGCGAFCHDDCIGPSKLCVSCLVVR
- the ASXL2 gene encoding putative Polycomb group protein ASXL2 isoform X2; translated protein: MREKGRRKKGRTWAEAARTVLEKYPNTPMSHKEILQVIQKEGLKEISGTSPLACLNAMLHTNSRGEEGIFYKVPGRMGVYTLKKDVPDGLKELSDGSEESSDAQSDSQSSENSSSSSSSDGCSNKDGKKSRWKRKVSSRLSQTSSPQSGCPSPSIQTGKVISSSQKHSKKALKQALKQQQQKQQQQQCRAGMPVSANQHVLLKAVKAASDSTPAKSAWEGKQSDGQSSSPQNSTSSSSPSVKLDNSLPGLGKKPFQRSDRLHARQLKRTKCAEIDVETPDSILVNTNLRALINKHTFSVLPTECQQRLLLLLPEVDRQVGADGLMKLSGSALNNEFFTSAAQGWKERLSEGEFTPEMQLRIRQEIEKEKKVELWKEHFFESYYGQSSGLSPEESKRLTANTSSAETETENPTAEQPKCTPASLAPRKEEITSLLESKAQAVQEAPAMKKGGEERREDMQPKPAKPAEASVSPDGCAVKPSDHSLPIKERVQGESIQEKPQTAASQKPEEERKHAASKEVLVKETVSTSVLAPSKPKSPEAGEVVANVKSPVMTPETPEKKSPVNEEMEVSVEAHKRKSECREEAVTTPEKKPRVMENCQHHQAFRTQPQSFPAAGTPVPRVPPLKIPVSRISPMPFPAGQVSPRARFPISLTSPGRTGARTLADIKAKAQQAKAQRAAAAAAAAAAAAAASTGGAVPGPGPGGGGGPPGGGGEKSNAATSGTNKTGIRGSALELAGTGSGGSSRGFLPHCPGTHTQMDTQATDQAPPHNPSRAQLQQTSTLQSRTPASNTGTSSSSSAVSALEKTNRIKQSPPSMTVNQVSGSPYAGSSDKQEKAPSAPAGPSQACGAPAVRDGTVCVMVSTADPSTNVTKVAPTALGGTSLDVSKSKSLSPLTSSLTSVSSEAQAGGVVASATSVPPSSTSSAAPSLKTHASSGSSGALPKPSSSIPANNPLVTQLLQGKNVPLEQILPKPLTKAEMKTVPLASHEEKGAAAASSATSVAGNGAGAEGGERQSSLPTQQLGKIFCQNRPLPHIPRTFPLPSGKDSSRDQHQCHEALSKTTQEQILQTLIKRVQRQNLLPVLQPSQLNLTHSGFQLENSSTSQRFMLGFMGRRTSKPAMSGHYLLNISTYGRGSESLRRGFSLNPENRLCLNSPADAPKTEFGECEEIAGHGSSSDEGDADDESTGDERERISVKEEPQAAQASGQCEKEQVSHSINSSDYSTLPKKGVKTEAATSQQAAVNKENVQAFDGTTLARDFIQAAQEQMAHAMRGKMHSNPELFSTSVPSSDSAQQQPPLLSPSHPAKLSGNAAAQLIGPSYSGTINVSTSPDVNQGSLMTGLSECNQLSSSMGNVMSFSVTVTTIPTSQAMNSGNHTQTIPVQAFTEDNSMEDSPSKCYCRLKAMIMCKGCGAFCHDDCIGPSKLCVSCLVVR
- the ASXL2 gene encoding putative Polycomb group protein ASXL2 isoform X3 gives rise to the protein MLHTNSRGEEGIFYKVPGRMGVYTLKKDVPDGLKELSDGSEESSDAQSDSQSSENSSSSSSSDGCSNKDGKKSRWKRKVSSRLSQTSSPQSGCPSPSIQTGKVISSSQKHSKKALKQALKQQQQKQQQQQCRAGMPVSANQHVLLKAVKAASDSTPAKSAWEGKQSDGQSSSPQNSTSSSSPSVKLDNSLPGLGKKPFQRSDRLHARQLKRTKCAEIDVETPDSILVNTNLRALINKHTFSVLPTECQQRLLLLLPEVDRQVGADGLMKLSGSALNNEFFTSAAQGWKERLSEGEFTPEMQLRIRQEIEKEKKVELWKEHFFESYYGQSSGLSPEESKRLTANTSSAETETENPTAEQPKCTPASLAPRKEEITSLLESKAQAVQEAPAMKKGGEERREDMQPKPAKPAEASVSPDGCAVKPSDHSLPIKERVQGESIQEKPQTAASQKPEEERKHAASKEVLVKETVSTSVLAPSKPKSPEAGEVVANVKSPVMTPETPEKKSPVNEEMEVSVEAHKRKSECREEAVTTPEKKPRVMENCQHHQAFRTQPQSFPAAGTPVPRVPPLKIPVSRISPMPFPAGQVSPRARFPISLTSPGRTGARTLADIKAKAQQAKAQRAAAAAAAAAAAAAASTGGAVPGPGPGGGGGPPGGGGEKSNAATSGTNKTGIRGSALELAGTGSGGSSRGFLPHCPGTHTQMDTQATDQAPPHNPSRAQLQQTSTLQSRTPASNTGTSSSSSAVSALEKTNRIKQSPPSMTVNQVSGSPYAGSSDKQEKAPSAPAGPSQACGAPAVRDGTVCVMVSTADPSTNVTKVAPTALGGTSLDVSKSKSLSPLTSSLTSVSSEAQAGGVVASATSVPPSSTSSAAPSLKTHASSGSSGALPKPSSSIPANNPLVTQLLQGKNVPLEQILPKPLTKAEMKTVPLASHEEKGAAAASSATSVAGNGAGAEGGERQSSLPTQQLGKIFCQNRPLPHIPRTFPLPSGKDSSRDQHQCHEALSKTTQEQILQTLIKRVQRQNLLPVLQPSQLNLTHSGFQLENSSTSQRFMLGFMGRRTSKPAMSGHYLLNISTYGRGSESLRRGFSLNPENRLCLNSPADAPKTEFGECEEIAGHGSSSDEGDADDESTGDERERISVKEEPQAAQASGQCEKEQVSHSINSSDYSTLPKKGVKTEAATSQQAAVNKENVQAFDGTTLARDFIQAAQEQMAHAMRGKMHSNPELFSTSVPSSDSAQQQPPLLSPSHPAKLSGNAAAQLIGPSYSGTINVSTSPDVNQGSLMTGLSECNQLSSSMGNVMSFSVTVTTIPTSQAMNSGNHTQTIPVQAFTEDNSMEDSPSKCYCRLKAMIMCKGCGAFCHDDCIGPSKLCVSCLVVR